The sequence CGCCGGGTGCCCGGACTGCGCCGGGAAGAGGTCGCGCTGCTCGCCGGGGTCAGCACGGACTACTACACGCGGCTGGAGCAGGGCCGGGAACGGCACCCCTCGGAGCAGGTCCTGGAAGCCGTCGCCCGTGCCCTACGCCTGGACGGCGACGCCACCGGATACCTGTTCAGGCTCGCCCAACCGGCTCCGCGGACCGCGGTCACCGACCCGGCGCGGACGGTCAGCCCGGAACTGACCCGGCTGATGAACCACTTCCTGGACCTTCCTGCCTGCGTGGTCAGCCCCGCCCTGGACATCCTGGCCGCCAATCCCGCAGGTCAGCAGCTCTACAGCGGGTTCGACCGGATGGACAACCTGCTGCGCATGGTCTTCCTGGACCCCGCCGCCCGGCGGTTCTACCGGGACTGGGATCATGCCGCCCAAGGCGTCGTCGGCAACCTCCGGGCGCTGTCGGCCCCCTTCCCGAACGACCCGCGCGTCGCCCAGGTCGTCGGGGAAGTGTCGCTGCACAGCCCCGCGTTCGCGGCCCTGTGGGCCAGATACGAGGTCCGGCCCCGCACCAGCGAGGACAAACACCTGTGGCACCCGCTGGTGGGCGGGATGCGCCTGCACTACGAGGCGTTCACCGTCACCAGCGCGCCCGGCCAGCAGCTGTTCGTCTACTCCGCGGAACCGGGCACTCCCAGCGCCGACGCGCTGGTCCTGCTGCGGAGCCTGGCCGGTGACACGCTCGCCGAGCACTCTGCCCCCGGCGTCGAAAGCCGTACCGCCCGCTGACGCCTCGATCACGGAGAGCACGTACAGACGTGCCCCGGAGAGACGGGCATCGACTTCCCCGGCACTCCGGCAACGATGACCGGCGCTGCTCGGCGATATCGAACTCCCCGATCTGCATGAGGACCCTATCTGGGGGTGGCGCTTTCCCGGGCGGCGTCTTCTCGGTGATCGCCTTCGAGCGCCGGGCTGGTACCGGGTGATCACATCCGAGTACGACCACGTCATGGACCGCGACGAACCCGTGATGCTCGATCAGCTCCGGGAGCCGCTGGTCAGGCTCGCGGGGCCGCCCCGAAGTGAGCGCACTCGTCCGGCACGCCCTCCCGGACCAGTTCGGTAGGGGAATCGCCCGCGCGTACAGCTTTGGCCGATGCCTCCGTCAGGAATCCCCTTGCCCTCATTGCAGCGCAAGCGCAGTTGCCGCGGGGCGACGGCGTTCGGCCGGGGCCCTTCCGGCGTCTCTCCGCTCGGGAGACCAGGCCCTGGCGAGCCATTCGCACCGGCCCGTAACTGGCCGAACCCGAAATTCGTGCAGCCCCGTTTTACGGGCAACTCCTCGCCCATGGTGGCACAGAAGTCGGACAGAACTCAGGCACAACTCAGGCACAACTCAGTGGGATGCAGCTCCGGGCCGACGAACCAGGAGGCCAGCGGTCCTGCCCTTGTGGCGTTGGCGGTCGGGTCTTTAGCGTGGCGTCAGCATTTCAGGGTGGCTGCGGATGCCGGGTGTCCTGTCGACAGGACGACGCCGATCTGTGAACCCGCGCCGGCCCTGCGATTCCCCTTTCGAGTCATCCCGTGACGGATTAGGACGGTGGCAGTGAGCACGAACCCCTTTGACGACGAGGACGGCCGCTTCTACGTCGTGATCAACGATGAGGAGCAGCACTCCCTGTGGCCGGTGTTCGCCGAGGTGCCCGCGGGCTGGCGGGTGGTCTTCGGCGAGGCGGCCAGGGCCGAGTGCCTGGAGTACGTCGAGCAGAACTGGACCGACATGCGTCCGAAGAGCCTGCAGGAGGCCATGGCGGCGGACTGAACGCCGCTCGCATCCGACGGGGGAGTGGAACACGATGTCCGTATCTCGCCTGTGCCGAGCGCCCGGCGCAGAGCGGGGCGTCGAGCCGATGCGGCGGAATCCGTCGACATCGCTCACGGCCAACGGCGGTGACGCTCACGGGCCGGCCGGGAGCCGTGGGCCGGCCGGCGGCGGGCTCGCGGACCCGGCCGGGACGACGCTGCTCGGTCCCATGACGGCCGGCCGAAGTGGAGACGTCCCGTGAGAACCGCGAGCAGTCACACGGCGCGGCCGGTGGGCACCAGCAATGAGCCCGAGCGGCGCATCGGGACCAGCCTGCGCGAGTTCACGAACTCCTCGGCGTGGTGGCTCGGCGACCGGTACGCGTGGGCGGCGCGGTGGTTCGACACCACCGCAGACCGGAAGGCCTCGGCTTCGCCCACCACGCCGAGGTGACCCGCCTGTCGCCACCGGAGCAGGACCACTGATCGAGCGAGGCTCAGCAGCAGAGGCGGTCGCGCAACGAACTCCGCGGGGCGTTCGCGCCGGCCTCGCCGAGCAGGACCACTGGACCGCTGTTTCCCCGAGCGGCGGCAACGAGAACCAACGGGTGCCCCGACCGACCGATTCGGCGGGCGCCGACAAGCGCCGGCGAAAGGCCACCACGCTCACCATCGAGCGGGTGACCGAGGTGCTCGACGCCGCTGAGCGGCGCACCACCCCAAGCCTCACTGCCCAAAGGCTCACCGCCCCAAGGCGCCGGACAAGCCCCCGTCCCCGTGGTGCGCCGCCGGCTCGCCCGACCGGACACCATTCACATCGGAGTCAGTTGATGATTCTTCAGGGAAAACGGGTTGCCCTGCCCTCGGCGCCCGTCGTGCACAAGCAGTTCGAGGCGCACGTGAAGGCGACCCCCGACGCCGTCGCCGTCGTCTGCGCCGGACAGCGGGTGACGTACGCGGAACTGGACGCGAGGGCGAACCGGTTCGCGCACTTCCTCGCCGCGCGCGGACACGGCCGGGGCGCGAAGGTCGGCGTCTGCCTCGACTACTCGACCGACATGCTCGTCGCCATCCTCGGCACGCTGAAGGCGGGCGCGGCCTACGTACCGCTCGATCCGGCCTACCCGGCGGCGAGACTCCAACTGCTGCTGGGGCAGATCCCCGGCCTCGCCCTGATCGTGGCCTCCCCGGCGACGGCCGGGCTGGTGGAGTCGGCGGCCGCCGAGGTCGTCGATCCGCAGCAGCTCTCCGATCAGCCGGCCGGCCTCCCGACGACCTCTCCTGACGTCTCCGTCACCGGGGACGACGTCTGCTACGCGGTCTTCACGTCCGGGTCGACCGGGACACCGAAGTTGACCGCGGTGCGGCACGAGGGCTGGTTCAACCTGATGAACTGGCTGATGCTCGAGTACGGCCTGGACCGCGGGTCGCACAACCTGGTCGTCAGCGCGTTCGGGTTCGACCTCTCCCAGCGCAGCCTGATGACGCCGCTGTTCTGCGGTGCCACCCAGTACCTCATGGCGAGCCGGAACTTCGACGCACTGATGGCGTACCGCATGCTGACCGACCACGGGATACGCACGGTGCACTGCGCCTCCAGCACGCTGTACCTGCTGGTGGACTGGGAGACCGCACGCGGAGGTGAGGCGCTCACCCGGCTGGACTACGTGCTCTTCGGCGGGGAACCGCTGAAGGTCGAAAGGATCGCGGACTGGGCGCGGCGCGAGGGGAACAGGTGCACCCTGCTGCACCAGTACGGCGTCGCCGAGTGCACGGATGTCGCGACGTCGTACGACCTCGCCGAGTACCGTCCCGGCGAACATGACATCCCGCCGGTGGGCAGGCCGGTCCACAACACGGAGATCCACATCCTCGACGAGGGGATGCGTGGTGTCGGTGAGGAGGAGTACGGCGAGGTCTGCATCTCCGGCAGCAGTGTCGGCGCGGGCTATCTCAACGGCACGGGTCCCGAGTCCGAGAAGTTCACGACGGTCACGGTCGACGGCGAGCCGCGCAGGCTGTACCGCACGGGCGACCGCGGCTACGTGACCCGGGCCGGGGAACTCGTCGTCGTCGGCCGGATGGACGCGCAGGTGAAGGTGCGGGGCATGCGCATCGACCCCACCGACATCGAGCGCGCGCTCGGCAGGCTGGCCGGGGTCCGGGAGGCCGCCGTGGTGATCGGCCACACCGACGCCGGCGAGGTGGAACTGGTCGCGTTCATCGTCCCGTCGGAAGGCGAGCTCGCCGAGAGCGACGTGCGCGCCCGCCTCCTTCGGACGCTGCCGCGGAACATGGTTCCGGCCCGGTGCGTCAACATCCCCCGGCTTCCGTTGAGTCCGCACGGAAAAGTGGACCGCAAGGCGCTGGTCGACGCGTGCCGGAACGAGTTCGCCGTGCGCGGCACGACGGCGTAGCCGCCGGACCTTGATGACAACCGAGAGGACTGTGATGATTGCCGACAAGGTGCGTGCCATTTGGTGCCGCGAACTCCAGCGCGATGACATATCGGTCGACGACGATTTCTTCGCGCTGGGTGGCCAGTCCGTGATCATGGCCAAAATCCAGGGTGCTTTCATCGAAGAGCTGGGCGTCGAAGTCCCGGTGGACCAGATGTTCCTCAACCCGACGGTGGCTTCGATTTCTTCGTATATCGAGTCCATGGGTGCGGTGACCCCCTGACCTCAG is a genomic window of Streptomyces griseochromogenes containing:
- a CDS encoding helix-turn-helix domain-containing protein, producing MTRDNELGDFLRARRDLVSPVDAGLPWHTSRRVPGLRREEVALLAGVSTDYYTRLEQGRERHPSEQVLEAVARALRLDGDATGYLFRLAQPAPRTAVTDPARTVSPELTRLMNHFLDLPACVVSPALDILAANPAGQQLYSGFDRMDNLLRMVFLDPAARRFYRDWDHAAQGVVGNLRALSAPFPNDPRVAQVVGEVSLHSPAFAALWARYEVRPRTSEDKHLWHPLVGGMRLHYEAFTVTSAPGQQLFVYSAEPGTPSADALVLLRSLAGDTLAEHSAPGVESRTAR
- a CDS encoding MbtH family protein, with amino-acid sequence MSTNPFDDEDGRFYVVINDEEQHSLWPVFAEVPAGWRVVFGEAARAECLEYVEQNWTDMRPKSLQEAMAAD
- a CDS encoding amino acid adenylation domain-containing protein; the protein is MILQGKRVALPSAPVVHKQFEAHVKATPDAVAVVCAGQRVTYAELDARANRFAHFLAARGHGRGAKVGVCLDYSTDMLVAILGTLKAGAAYVPLDPAYPAARLQLLLGQIPGLALIVASPATAGLVESAAAEVVDPQQLSDQPAGLPTTSPDVSVTGDDVCYAVFTSGSTGTPKLTAVRHEGWFNLMNWLMLEYGLDRGSHNLVVSAFGFDLSQRSLMTPLFCGATQYLMASRNFDALMAYRMLTDHGIRTVHCASSTLYLLVDWETARGGEALTRLDYVLFGGEPLKVERIADWARREGNRCTLLHQYGVAECTDVATSYDLAEYRPGEHDIPPVGRPVHNTEIHILDEGMRGVGEEEYGEVCISGSSVGAGYLNGTGPESEKFTTVTVDGEPRRLYRTGDRGYVTRAGELVVVGRMDAQVKVRGMRIDPTDIERALGRLAGVREAAVVIGHTDAGEVELVAFIVPSEGELAESDVRARLLRTLPRNMVPARCVNIPRLPLSPHGKVDRKALVDACRNEFAVRGTTA
- a CDS encoding phosphopantetheine-binding protein, which produces MIADKVRAIWCRELQRDDISVDDDFFALGGQSVIMAKIQGAFIEELGVEVPVDQMFLNPTVASISSYIESMGAVTP